A genomic segment from Gallaecimonas xiamenensis 3-C-1 encodes:
- a CDS encoding chemotaxis protein CheV, producing the protein MAGILDTVNQRTQLVGQNRLELLMFRLGSKQRFGINVFKVREVLQCPPLTALPKRKTSIRGVAHIRGQTLSVIDLRQAMGGRPTEDVSNCFVIITEYNRSVQGFLVHSVDRIVNCNWENIQPPPKGAGRFSYLTAVTEVDGEMVELLDVEKILDEISPANATTSPDTLAGTENLQTNRILLVADDSSVARGQIKRALAPLGIPMELVKDGREGLEYLRDIASQCERSITEKVCLLISDVEMPEMDGYTLTAEVKADPKMKDLQVILHTSLSGVFNQAMVTRVGANKFIAKFNPDELANAVKECLMIEAG; encoded by the coding sequence ATGGCGGGGATTCTCGACACGGTCAACCAACGCACCCAGCTGGTGGGGCAGAACCGCCTGGAACTGTTGATGTTCCGGTTGGGCTCCAAGCAGCGTTTTGGCATCAACGTCTTTAAGGTGCGCGAGGTGTTGCAGTGCCCACCCCTAACCGCCTTGCCCAAACGTAAGACCAGTATTCGCGGTGTGGCCCATATCCGGGGCCAAACCCTGTCGGTGATCGACCTGCGCCAGGCCATGGGTGGCCGCCCCACCGAAGACGTCTCCAACTGCTTTGTGATCATCACCGAGTACAACCGCTCAGTGCAGGGCTTTTTGGTCCATTCGGTGGACCGCATCGTCAACTGCAACTGGGAGAACATCCAGCCGCCGCCCAAAGGGGCAGGCCGTTTCAGCTACCTGACCGCCGTAACCGAAGTGGACGGCGAAATGGTTGAACTGCTGGACGTGGAAAAGATCCTCGATGAGATAAGCCCGGCCAACGCCACCACCAGCCCCGACACCCTGGCCGGCACCGAAAACCTGCAGACCAACAGGATACTGCTGGTGGCCGACGACTCTTCCGTGGCCCGTGGCCAAATCAAGCGGGCCCTGGCCCCTTTGGGGATCCCCATGGAACTGGTCAAGGACGGTCGTGAAGGGCTGGAGTACCTGCGCGATATCGCCAGCCAGTGCGAGCGCTCCATTACCGAAAAAGTCTGTTTGCTGATCTCCGATGTGGAAATGCCGGAGATGGACGGCTATACACTGACTGCAGAAGTCAAAGCCGACCCTAAGATGAAGGATTTGCAGGTGATTTTGCATACTTCCCTGTCTGGGGTGTTCAACCAGGCCATGGTTACCCGGGTGGGTGCCAATAAATTCATCGCCAAATTCAACCCTGATGAACTGGCCAATGCGGTAAAAGAATGCCTGATGATAGAGGCGGGTTAG
- a CDS encoding fatty acid cis/trans isomerase encodes MRKWKGRPWLYLPLLLLSGCALYAGLTLDDRFGKAQPRERLALSAEARHYLDDVKPVLEQRCVVCHACYDAPCQLKLSSSQGLDRGASKALVYEGTRLVAASPSRLFIDAASTQEWRQKGFYAVLNERDQSPQANTQAGVLARMLALKAEHPLPEGKHLGPEFTLGLDRSQQCPTIEEMDSFEKNQPLWGMPYGLPGLDKHEHQLLMDWVAKGAPMAPPAPLSEQEQQQLAKWEGFLNDDSLKGQLVARYIYEHLFFAHLYFADEQSGTPRFFELVRSASAPGQPLEPIASRRPFDDPGVARVYYRLVPVPSTIVDKTHMPYALDEALMARWQALFFERDYQVTALPSYAPDVAANPLVAFAQLPAGARYRFMLDRAQYTIMGFIKGPVCRGQVALNVINDRFWVYFVDPAFAEAPEVASFYRSQRDNLHMPAEKESTALAMNWLGYAKRQGDYLKARSDFMNKTFADGRHLTLDGIWDGDGHNRNATLTVLRHFDSATVTQGLVGEPPKTAWVLDYALLERIHYLLVAGFDVYGNYGHQLLTRLYMDFLRMEGESNFLALLPADERRRQFKAWYKGAGKELSGFIDGDINRFDQPTGVHYQSQDTKAELFAMLAKREAKVQPRRYQLDQAQLGANALALLTELGHLQGRAVHLFPELTFIAVEPAAGGDAELFTLVRNSAHSNISSLFDEASNRDLAADDVTLVHGLLGSYPGAFWQVKESELAALVAKAQAVKDEASYQALLDSFAVRRTAPDFWAFSDRLNRLYRQRHPIEAGLLDYNRLENR; translated from the coding sequence ATGCGCAAATGGAAAGGGCGCCCCTGGCTCTACCTGCCCCTGCTGTTGTTGTCCGGCTGTGCCCTTTATGCCGGTTTGACCCTGGATGATCGCTTTGGCAAAGCCCAGCCCAGGGAGCGTCTGGCCCTGTCGGCCGAGGCCCGCCACTACTTGGATGATGTCAAACCTGTACTGGAACAGCGCTGCGTGGTTTGCCACGCCTGCTACGACGCCCCTTGCCAATTGAAGCTGTCCTCATCCCAGGGGCTGGATAGGGGCGCCAGCAAGGCCTTGGTCTACGAGGGCACCAGGCTGGTGGCGGCCAGTCCCAGCCGGCTCTTTATCGATGCCGCCAGCACCCAGGAATGGCGCCAGAAGGGCTTTTATGCCGTGTTGAACGAACGGGACCAAAGCCCCCAGGCCAATACCCAGGCCGGGGTGCTGGCGCGCATGCTGGCCCTTAAGGCCGAACATCCTTTGCCCGAAGGCAAGCACCTGGGACCTGAATTCACTTTGGGACTGGATCGCAGCCAGCAGTGTCCCACCATCGAAGAAATGGACAGCTTCGAGAAGAACCAGCCGTTGTGGGGCATGCCTTACGGCTTGCCTGGACTCGATAAGCACGAGCACCAGTTGCTGATGGACTGGGTGGCCAAAGGGGCCCCCATGGCGCCACCAGCGCCCTTGAGTGAGCAGGAGCAGCAACAGCTGGCCAAGTGGGAAGGTTTTTTAAACGACGACAGCCTCAAAGGGCAACTGGTCGCCCGTTACATCTACGAGCACTTGTTTTTTGCCCACCTCTATTTTGCCGATGAGCAAAGCGGTACGCCGCGCTTTTTCGAGTTGGTGCGCTCGGCCAGCGCCCCTGGCCAACCCCTTGAACCCATTGCCAGCCGCCGGCCTTTTGACGACCCCGGTGTGGCGCGGGTCTACTACCGGCTGGTACCGGTGCCTTCCACCATAGTCGACAAGACCCACATGCCCTATGCCCTGGACGAGGCACTGATGGCCCGCTGGCAGGCCCTGTTCTTCGAGCGGGATTATCAGGTCACGGCCCTGCCCAGTTATGCCCCCGACGTGGCCGCCAACCCCCTGGTGGCCTTTGCCCAGCTGCCTGCCGGGGCTCGCTACCGCTTTATGCTGGACCGGGCCCAGTACACCATCATGGGCTTTATCAAAGGACCGGTGTGTCGTGGCCAGGTGGCCCTTAACGTCATCAACGACAGGTTCTGGGTTTACTTTGTGGACCCGGCCTTTGCCGAGGCCCCAGAGGTGGCGTCCTTCTACCGCAGCCAGCGGGACAACCTGCATATGCCGGCGGAGAAGGAAAGCACCGCCCTGGCGATGAACTGGCTTGGCTATGCCAAACGCCAGGGTGACTACCTCAAGGCGCGTAGCGACTTTATGAACAAGACCTTCGCCGACGGCCGCCACCTGACCCTGGACGGGATCTGGGACGGGGACGGCCACAACCGCAATGCCACCTTGACGGTGCTGCGCCACTTCGACAGCGCTACCGTCACCCAAGGCCTGGTGGGTGAGCCGCCCAAGACCGCCTGGGTGTTGGACTACGCCCTGCTGGAGCGGATCCATTATCTGCTGGTGGCGGGCTTCGACGTCTACGGCAATTACGGCCACCAGTTGCTGACCCGCCTCTATATGGACTTTTTGCGTATGGAAGGGGAGTCCAACTTCCTGGCACTGTTGCCCGCCGATGAGCGCCGCCGCCAGTTCAAGGCCTGGTACAAGGGGGCCGGTAAGGAACTGAGCGGCTTTATCGACGGGGACATCAACCGCTTCGACCAGCCCACCGGGGTGCATTATCAAAGCCAGGACACCAAGGCCGAGCTCTTTGCCATGCTGGCCAAGCGTGAGGCCAAGGTGCAACCCAGGCGCTACCAATTGGACCAGGCCCAATTGGGGGCCAATGCCCTGGCATTGCTGACCGAGCTTGGCCACTTGCAAGGGCGGGCCGTGCACCTGTTTCCGGAACTCACCTTTATTGCCGTGGAGCCGGCAGCGGGGGGCGACGCTGAGCTGTTCACCCTGGTGCGCAACAGTGCCCACAGCAATATCTCCAGCCTCTTTGACGAGGCCAGCAACCGCGACCTGGCGGCAGACGACGTGACGCTGGTCCACGGGCTGCTGGGCAGTTACCCAGGGGCCTTTTGGCAGGTGAAGGAAAGCGAGCTGGCGGCCCTGGTGGCCAAGGCCCAGGCGGTAAAGGACGAAGCCAGCTACCAGGCACTGCTGGACAGCTTCGCGGTTCGCCGCACTGCGCCGGATTTCTGGGCCTTTAGCGACAGGCTCAACCGGCTTTACCGCCAGCGCCACCCCATAGAGGCTGGCCTGCTGGACTATAACCGGCTGGAAAACCGCTAG
- the flgN gene encoding flagellar export chaperone FlgN, protein MTHATGQAHPEETLDALLLFQDNQLQQMLTLLAEEKALLQGRTHHHLARVADDKAELAMRLEEVDNRIANHPGLHEPQWQEKLQAMKQLARECSHANAVNGEMIEQLRARQGDQSELMLRLLGRSTRTYDAKGKASSKTRLLTDLRA, encoded by the coding sequence ATGACCCACGCAACCGGTCAAGCGCATCCCGAGGAGACTTTGGATGCGCTTTTGCTTTTTCAGGACAACCAACTGCAACAGATGCTGACCCTGCTGGCCGAGGAAAAAGCCTTGCTGCAGGGCCGCACCCACCACCACCTGGCCCGTGTCGCCGACGACAAGGCAGAGCTTGCCATGCGCCTGGAGGAAGTGGATAACCGCATCGCCAACCACCCCGGCCTGCACGAGCCCCAGTGGCAAGAAAAGCTGCAGGCGATGAAGCAGCTGGCACGCGAATGCAGCCACGCCAACGCCGTCAACGGCGAGATGATAGAGCAGCTGCGTGCCCGCCAGGGTGACCAGAGCGAGCTGATGTTGCGCCTTTTGGGCCGCAGCACCCGCACTTACGACGCCAAGGGCAAGGCCAGCAGCAAGACCCGCCTGCTCACCGACCTGCGCGCCTGA
- the flgM gene encoding flagellar biosynthesis anti-sigma factor FlgM, translating to MAINKVNQGQTQDIASARLNQARQAEGQDKSQATNQPQSATKMAQDAVSITPKAAGLDKMQKSMSSEAPFDKDKVESLKKAIEAGEYKVNVDKLADKLLQFEEDLFGN from the coding sequence ATGGCAATCAACAAGGTAAACCAGGGTCAGACGCAGGATATCGCTTCTGCGCGCCTGAACCAGGCCCGCCAGGCCGAGGGTCAGGACAAGTCCCAGGCTACTAACCAACCGCAGTCAGCCACCAAGATGGCCCAGGACGCGGTTTCCATCACCCCCAAGGCCGCCGGCCTTGATAAGATGCAAAAATCCATGAGCTCGGAAGCGCCCTTCGATAAAGACAAGGTGGAAAGCCTGAAAAAAGCCATAGAGGCAGGCGAGTACAAGGTCAACGTCGACAAATTGGCAGACAAATTGCTTCAGTTCGAAGAGGATCTCTTCGGCAACTGA
- a CDS encoding flagella assembly protein FlgT middle domain-containing protein, with product MKLPILLLALLGLPAQATWYQVAGQAPLDNPNPSAAAKADALAQARFYAGLREDMTNTSDRVIPLVRQTQTVNEYEEDGLHKVTLLVELDDSAQYQCWQQRPISIHRLNWATPDQAVTGLVGDPGQGIAAELARLLRARQSALVAVGPIGASLDQPQGSDIRALQQLSERQGSRWLLGGRLVRIRDQRQDAPWYTPWRDDSHQLSMAMDTWLLDSFSGKRVFERRYLAQAELPTGTLLDTQDPSFWVSPLGQNLQRQLQQLITDVETALPCQESQWPIVSVSNEGILIDAGLKAGLHPDDGFEVLLKRTLITATGERRQVLVPSRDKLSISWQSDSQTLLMPAKPNQELNLQAGDFVVKRLN from the coding sequence ATGAAGCTGCCCATTTTGTTACTCGCCCTGCTGGGCCTGCCCGCCCAGGCAACCTGGTACCAGGTTGCCGGCCAGGCGCCCCTGGACAACCCCAATCCCAGCGCCGCAGCCAAGGCCGATGCCCTGGCCCAGGCCCGCTTTTATGCCGGGCTGCGTGAGGACATGACCAACACCAGCGACCGCGTCATTCCCCTGGTACGCCAAACCCAGACCGTCAACGAATACGAGGAAGACGGCCTACACAAGGTCACCTTGCTGGTGGAGCTGGACGACAGCGCCCAGTATCAATGCTGGCAACAAAGGCCGATCAGCATCCATCGCCTGAACTGGGCCACTCCCGATCAGGCCGTTACCGGCCTGGTGGGCGACCCGGGGCAAGGCATTGCCGCCGAACTGGCAAGATTGCTCAGGGCCCGGCAAAGCGCCCTGGTGGCCGTGGGCCCCATCGGTGCCAGCCTGGATCAGCCCCAGGGCAGCGATATCCGCGCCTTGCAGCAATTGTCCGAACGCCAAGGTAGCCGCTGGCTGCTGGGTGGCCGCCTGGTGCGCATTCGCGATCAGCGCCAGGACGCCCCCTGGTACACCCCATGGCGTGACGACAGCCACCAGCTGAGCATGGCCATGGACACCTGGCTGCTGGACAGCTTCTCTGGCAAGCGGGTGTTTGAGCGCCGCTACCTGGCCCAGGCCGAGCTGCCCACCGGCACCTTGCTGGACACCCAGGACCCCAGCTTTTGGGTCAGCCCCCTGGGACAGAACCTGCAGCGCCAGCTCCAGCAGTTGATCACCGACGTGGAAACAGCCCTACCCTGCCAGGAAAGCCAGTGGCCCATCGTCTCTGTGTCCAATGAGGGTATTTTGATAGACGCCGGTCTCAAGGCCGGGCTACATCCTGACGACGGCTTTGAGGTGCTCCTCAAACGCACCCTTATTACCGCCACCGGCGAGCGCCGCCAGGTATTGGTGCCCAGCCGCGACAAGCTCAGCATCAGTTGGCAGTCCGACAGCCAGACCCTGCTGATGCCGGCCAAACCCAACCAAGAGCTGAACCTGCAAGCCGGCGACTTTGTAGTTAAGCGCTTGAATTGA
- the luxS gene encoding S-ribosylhomocysteine lyase yields MPLLDSFTVDHTRMKAPAVRVAKTMKTPGGDTITVFDLRFCLPNQEILSERGIHTLEHLFAGFMRDHLNGDKVEIIDISPMGCRTGFYMSLIGAPSEQQVADAWLAAMSDVVDVTDQSKIPELNLYQCGTAAMHSLEEAQAIARNVKDRGVTVNLNQELALDEEFLKQHS; encoded by the coding sequence ATGCCGCTTCTCGACAGCTTCACCGTCGACCATACCCGCATGAAGGCCCCGGCCGTGCGGGTGGCCAAGACCATGAAAACCCCCGGTGGTGACACCATCACCGTCTTTGACCTGCGTTTTTGCCTGCCCAACCAGGAGATCCTGTCCGAACGGGGGATCCACACCCTGGAGCACCTGTTTGCCGGCTTTATGCGTGACCACCTCAACGGCGACAAGGTGGAGATCATCGACATCTCCCCCATGGGTTGCCGTACCGGTTTCTACATGAGCCTGATTGGCGCCCCCAGCGAGCAGCAAGTGGCTGACGCCTGGCTGGCCGCCATGAGCGACGTGGTGGACGTTACCGATCAGTCCAAGATCCCCGAGCTCAACCTCTACCAGTGCGGCACCGCTGCCATGCACTCCCTGGAAGAGGCCCAGGCTATCGCCCGCAACGTCAAAGATCGCGGCGTGACGGTCAACCTCAACCAGGAACTGGCCCTGGACGAGGAATTCCTCAAGCAACACTCCTAA
- a CDS encoding FlgO family outer membrane protein codes for MFRRWLLCLLMLAPVAQADEQPFPQAPQHSAMDEFVAGLTQTLLGNARYVNLKTPMVVATLVDVDQLNKGSALGLALAEGFTSYLHQGGYTLVDLKSQGVIEINDQGEFFLTRNADRLRQMTPVDFVLAGTLSRSQEGVDVNVRIIGIKSKIVVAAASGFLPESALGQDERRQRQVLARDGYLERDSATDRQ; via the coding sequence ATGTTTCGACGCTGGCTGCTGTGCCTGCTGATGTTGGCCCCCGTGGCACAGGCCGACGAGCAACCTTTCCCCCAGGCGCCGCAACACTCGGCCATGGACGAGTTTGTGGCGGGCCTGACCCAGACCCTGCTCGGTAACGCCCGTTACGTCAACCTAAAGACCCCCATGGTGGTGGCCACCCTGGTGGACGTTGACCAACTCAATAAAGGCTCTGCCCTGGGCCTTGCCTTGGCCGAGGGCTTTACCAGCTACCTGCATCAGGGGGGTTATACCCTGGTGGACCTCAAGAGCCAGGGGGTTATCGAGATCAACGACCAGGGCGAATTCTTTCTGACCCGTAACGCCGATCGCCTGCGCCAGATGACGCCGGTGGACTTCGTGCTGGCCGGCACCCTGTCCCGGTCACAAGAAGGGGTGGACGTGAATGTCCGCATCATCGGCATCAAGTCCAAGATAGTGGTGGCAGCGGCCTCCGGCTTTTTGCCCGAGTCTGCCCTTGGCCAGGATGAGCGCCGCCAGCGCCAGGTGCTGGCCCGTGACGGTTACCTGGAGCGCGACAGCGCCACCGACAGGCAATAA
- a CDS encoding FKBP-type peptidyl-prolyl cis-trans isomerase has translation MQIADDKVVQFHYVLKDDQGQQLESSQGRDPLAYLHGHDNMMPGLENAMAGKAKGDSFSVTLAPADAYGERQDGLTQRVPVKHLQGAKKWAPGMVAVVNTDQGQRQVTIVKVGRFMADVDLNHPLAGQTLTFEVEIVDVRDASDDEIAHGHAHGVGGHHH, from the coding sequence ATGCAAATCGCCGACGACAAAGTGGTGCAGTTCCACTACGTGCTCAAAGACGATCAGGGCCAGCAGCTGGAAAGCAGCCAAGGCCGCGATCCCCTGGCCTACCTGCACGGCCACGACAACATGATGCCCGGCCTGGAAAACGCCATGGCCGGCAAGGCCAAAGGCGACAGCTTCAGCGTCACCCTGGCCCCGGCCGACGCCTATGGCGAGCGCCAGGACGGCCTGACCCAGCGGGTACCGGTCAAGCACCTGCAAGGGGCCAAGAAATGGGCGCCGGGCATGGTGGCTGTGGTTAACACCGACCAGGGCCAGCGCCAGGTCACCATCGTCAAGGTAGGCCGCTTTATGGCCGATGTGGATCTTAACCACCCCCTGGCCGGCCAGACCCTGACCTTCGAGGTCGAGATTGTCGACGTCCGTGACGCCAGCGACGACGAAATTGCCCACGGCCACGCCCACGGCGTGGGTGGTCACCACCACTGA
- the flgA gene encoding flagellar basal body P-ring formation chaperone FlgA → MALTLFFPAWVLAGSGLMPHSALKTKAEELVRAAVSVPADAKVDIKANDPDSRLRLPFCPDLQASLPGNQSIDANVTVKLWCQAPKWQFYLSVTTDITVPMLVASRALPSGITVADSDLVVDWQSQNRLTGRTFTDKSVIAGAKLKRGLSAGTPVTADNLCMVCRGDKVTLSAGSGGLRISVTGTALSDGTFGDTVRIRNDGSGRVVEARVEAQGRVAVAY, encoded by the coding sequence ATGGCCCTGACGCTCTTTTTCCCGGCCTGGGTACTGGCCGGGAGCGGGCTTATGCCCCACAGCGCCCTGAAGACCAAGGCCGAGGAGCTGGTCCGAGCAGCGGTATCGGTACCGGCAGACGCCAAAGTGGACATAAAGGCCAACGATCCCGACAGCCGCCTGCGCCTGCCCTTTTGCCCAGACCTGCAGGCGTCACTGCCCGGTAATCAGAGCATAGACGCCAATGTCACGGTCAAGCTCTGGTGCCAGGCCCCTAAATGGCAATTTTATCTGTCAGTTACCACCGACATCACCGTGCCCATGCTGGTGGCCAGCCGCGCCCTGCCCTCGGGTATCACTGTGGCAGACAGCGATCTGGTGGTGGACTGGCAGTCCCAGAACCGCCTGACCGGCCGTACCTTCACCGACAAGAGCGTCATCGCCGGTGCCAAACTTAAACGGGGTCTGTCAGCCGGTACCCCAGTCACGGCAGACAACCTGTGCATGGTTTGTCGGGGGGATAAAGTCACCCTCAGTGCCGGCAGTGGTGGCCTGCGCATTTCGGTCACAGGTACCGCCTTGTCAGACGGCACCTTTGGCGATACGGTACGGATACGTAATGACGGCTCTGGCCGGGTGGTGGAGGCCAGGGTTGAAGCCCAGGGCCGGGTGGCCGTGGCCTATTAA
- a CDS encoding GreA/GreB family elongation factor, whose product MLPPIYLTAQDADRLDNLLASQGPGRHPELEAELARAEILKGPAPADLVVMNAKVQFRIVATGEQFSRTLVFPKDAGQAGSLSILAPLGSALIGLKVGDSIQWPKPGGGLTQVSLDAVTPPSQS is encoded by the coding sequence ATGTTACCGCCCATCTATCTGACGGCTCAGGATGCCGACAGACTCGACAACCTGCTGGCAAGCCAAGGGCCGGGCCGGCACCCGGAATTAGAAGCCGAATTGGCCAGGGCCGAGATCCTCAAAGGGCCGGCCCCGGCCGATCTGGTGGTGATGAACGCCAAGGTGCAGTTTCGCATTGTAGCCACCGGCGAGCAGTTCAGCCGCACCCTGGTGTTTCCCAAAGATGCCGGCCAGGCGGGCAGCCTGTCGATACTGGCCCCGCTGGGCAGCGCCCTTATCGGCCTCAAAGTGGGTGACAGCATCCAATGGCCCAAGCCAGGTGGCGGCTTGACCCAGGTCAGCCTCGACGCCGTTACCCCTCCCTCCCAGTCTTAA
- a CDS encoding TonB-dependent receptor → MFNPKHGRALPGTKTYLAFAVQAALLGSLVHPAMAAEAEPTEVLEVTGSYVKSLERAVDMKRNDTGFSDSIVAADVSDFPEQNLAEALQRMPGVTIERKQGLGTKVNVRGLPSGFTFTSINGLATASGSGERDVNFDMFASEIIQSVTVKKSPTAADEEGGIAGSVMINTARPFDFSEGRLVVTGEGAYNDISEKTDPRYTFFASNTFGDWGALVSYAYAKRTNRTDSNSGINFRPLSRWLEKSGSSQWQADQTAAVLARDTGITINDRFDSDETSRVVFLDKVGDRAFLNEQEKWGATLSLQYKPSHDLSLTFDALWGGYDEDQDQYDAAAYSASSISALEQVHDFDSTTLGQYGITVLTDVSYAATQHELLSKEDIDQTDYQQYGLTLDWHLADWQLRGLVGYSGADKSSDRSNLKHTAYAPSRTRYTATGGETIVSDNPASIDIYNSPQAYNFELYDVILEDIEDDKYAAQLSGSRHMDWALLPQLSKVELGARYTDKKKTRNQGEVQVKGPAAGDSSWANTRKLTDSELTPIADLVPGGAYLPERSGQISWSQVSNDYARANFRYPGFAVPYQPDQYYQVQEQVLSLYAMADFDFDIASLPTKLNLGMRYVDTSVDSSGFHQVQNADGSTGYTSAPVSKEGDYSKLLPSFNLVMDLSDNLLLRAAASKTMMRPALTDIAYKRSVSLNEFKYRDGNPDLKPTFADQWELGLEYYLDQGGLLAASYFEKDIEGMVRETITGVVKDVTKYNNNGTLDGVYDFDVYQKVNADGSYKVKGMELIAALPLGLVHPALQGFGINSNFTKLDNSLAGVSDLGIDTPPEGLADKAYNLTFYFEQGGFDARLSYNYKDKYVEVIERDMYPVYRDAYGQYDAAIGYQLNDSVKLQLKAINLTDEKTKGYTLDPRFPTLFEMSGRRISLGLRAVF, encoded by the coding sequence ATGTTTAATCCTAAACATGGCCGGGCCTTGCCCGGCACCAAGACCTACCTGGCCTTCGCCGTCCAGGCGGCGCTGCTGGGTAGCCTGGTCCACCCGGCCATGGCCGCCGAGGCCGAGCCCACCGAAGTGCTGGAAGTCACCGGCAGCTATGTCAAAAGCCTGGAGCGGGCGGTGGACATGAAGCGCAACGACACTGGTTTTTCCGACTCCATCGTCGCCGCCGACGTGTCCGACTTTCCCGAGCAGAACCTGGCCGAAGCCCTGCAACGCATGCCCGGTGTCACCATAGAGCGGAAACAGGGCCTGGGCACCAAGGTCAATGTCCGTGGCCTGCCCAGCGGCTTTACCTTTACCTCCATCAACGGCCTGGCCACCGCCTCCGGCAGCGGCGAGCGCGACGTCAACTTCGACATGTTCGCTTCGGAAATCATCCAAAGCGTCACCGTCAAAAAATCCCCCACCGCCGCCGACGAGGAAGGGGGCATTGCCGGCTCGGTGATGATAAACACCGCCCGCCCCTTCGATTTCAGCGAAGGGCGCCTGGTGGTAACAGGGGAAGGGGCCTACAACGACATTTCCGAGAAAACCGACCCCCGCTACACCTTCTTTGCCAGCAATACCTTTGGTGATTGGGGCGCCCTGGTGTCCTATGCCTACGCCAAGCGCACCAACCGCACCGACTCCAACTCCGGCATCAACTTCCGGCCCCTGTCCCGTTGGCTGGAAAAATCCGGCTCCTCCCAGTGGCAGGCCGACCAAACCGCTGCGGTCTTGGCAAGGGATACCGGCATCACCATCAACGACAGGTTCGACAGTGACGAAACCAGCCGGGTGGTGTTCCTCGACAAAGTAGGGGACAGGGCCTTTCTTAACGAGCAGGAAAAATGGGGCGCCACCCTGTCGCTGCAATACAAGCCCAGCCACGATCTGAGCCTGACCTTCGACGCCCTCTGGGGCGGCTATGACGAAGACCAGGACCAATACGACGCCGCCGCCTACTCGGCGTCTTCCATCAGCGCCCTGGAACAGGTGCACGACTTTGACAGCACCACCCTGGGCCAGTACGGCATCACGGTGCTGACCGATGTGTCCTACGCCGCCACCCAGCACGAGCTGCTCAGCAAGGAAGACATCGACCAGACCGACTACCAGCAATACGGCCTGACCCTGGACTGGCACCTGGCCGACTGGCAGCTGCGCGGCCTGGTGGGCTATTCCGGCGCCGACAAGTCCTCGGACCGCTCCAACCTCAAGCACACCGCCTACGCCCCGTCCCGCACCCGCTACACCGCCACCGGCGGCGAGACCATCGTCAGCGACAACCCCGCCAGTATCGACATATACAACAGCCCCCAGGCGTACAACTTCGAGCTTTATGACGTCATTCTCGAAGACATCGAAGACGACAAATATGCCGCTCAGCTGAGCGGCTCCCGCCATATGGACTGGGCCCTGTTGCCGCAACTGTCCAAGGTGGAACTGGGCGCCCGCTACACCGACAAGAAAAAGACCCGCAACCAGGGCGAAGTCCAGGTCAAAGGCCCGGCAGCCGGTGACAGCAGCTGGGCCAATACCCGCAAGCTCACCGACAGCGAGCTGACCCCCATCGCCGATCTGGTGCCCGGCGGCGCCTACCTGCCGGAGCGCAGCGGCCAGATCAGCTGGTCCCAGGTGTCCAACGATTACGCCAGGGCCAACTTCCGCTACCCCGGCTTTGCCGTGCCCTACCAGCCTGATCAGTACTACCAGGTGCAGGAGCAGGTGCTGAGCCTCTACGCCATGGCCGACTTTGACTTCGACATCGCCAGCCTGCCCACCAAGCTCAACCTGGGCATGCGCTATGTGGATACCAGCGTCGATTCCTCCGGCTTCCACCAGGTGCAAAACGCCGACGGCAGCACCGGCTACACCAGCGCGCCTGTGTCCAAGGAAGGGGACTACAGCAAGCTGCTGCCAAGCTTCAACCTGGTGATGGACCTGAGCGACAACCTGCTGCTGCGGGCCGCCGCCTCCAAGACCATGATGCGCCCTGCCCTTACCGACATCGCCTACAAGCGCAGCGTCAGCCTTAACGAGTTCAAGTACCGTGACGGCAACCCTGACCTCAAACCCACCTTTGCCGACCAGTGGGAACTGGGCCTGGAGTACTACCTGGACCAGGGTGGCCTGCTGGCGGCGTCCTACTTTGAAAAGGACATCGAAGGCATGGTGCGCGAAACCATCACCGGCGTGGTCAAGGACGTCACCAAGTACAACAACAACGGCACCCTGGACGGCGTCTACGACTTTGACGTCTACCAGAAGGTCAACGCCGACGGCAGCTACAAGGTCAAGGGCATGGAGCTGATCGCCGCCTTGCCCCTGGGGCTGGTACACCCGGCGTTGCAGGGTTTTGGTATCAACAGCAACTTCACCAAGCTGGACAACTCCCTGGCTGGAGTGTCGGATCTGGGTATCGACACGCCCCCCGAAGGCCTGGCCGACAAGGCCTACAACCTCACCTTCTACTTTGAACAGGGCGGTTTCGACGCCCGCCTGTCCTACAACTACAAGGACAAGTACGTGGAGGTGATAGAGCGTGACATGTACCCGGTTTACCGCGACGCCTACGGCCAGTACGACGCCGCCATCGGCTACCAGCTCAACGACAGCGTCAAGCTGCAGCTAAAAGCCATCAACCTGACCGACGAGAAAACCAAGGGCTACACCTTGGACCCGCGCTTCCCGACCCTGTTCGAGATGTCCGGCCGTCGCATCAGCCTGGGGCTGCGCGCCGTCTTCTAA